Within Quercus lobata isolate SW786 chromosome 5, ValleyOak3.0 Primary Assembly, whole genome shotgun sequence, the genomic segment GAACCCACTTTATCTGATTGCAGGAACCTCTGGAAAACATTCCCCAACTTAACTGTGGAAAATGCCTTCCGTGAAGAAAACTAAAGTGCTGATGGTTTAGCAAAGTTGGGAAactaattttgtgatatttgatAACCAATCGCCTGTGGTGGTTCCATTTGGCTTTTGATAAAGCCGAGTTGTTTTGTAGTAAACTGATTGTTTACTAGTTTATCATATATCCTGTTTCtacctaaaaaaacaaaacaaaataaaacccaacaaCCTTTCAAGTTTTTCATTACTTCTTGTGTTCCTGGGACATTGTCCTCAGTGGCTATCAGCCAAATAATAGTCATGCAAGGCTGCAAGTAGAGCCATGGTGACTAAATcactttttaaaatgaaaattttggaagaTAGAAAAGCCAACCATATGCTCAGCAAACTAACAAATTTGTCACAGTAGTATCATCCGCAACAGATATGGAGGATGGATGGAGTCATTATTGATTTATTGCCATCCTATTCTACCACTCTATTAATTTGCTAATCTAGAAAACAAACTTGTCAATCATTTACTTGCTTAATACTTTCACACTTCCACAAATTATAAGGAAATATGCAGCATGTAGTAATATTTCCACAGATAATTTCATtaagcaaaattttaaaaaagttcaacacaaaaaagggtttttttaCCAATAAACTCTAGCTCAAACTGCACTTCCACCATCCAAAATAATGAGATGGAAAGGCCTTGGATTTAAAAATCCCCCATGTATAGCTTAATAATAACAAGATTAAAAAATGCCTCTCAAAGCATTAACTAGCTAATGTTTATGGTACAGATGTGTTTAACAAATTTAAGAATGAGGAGGGGCactttaaattataattacaGGAAGACACAGAGGCAAATATAGACACTCGACAAAGCTCAAGACTTCAGTTGCCAGCTCCTTGAAGTACTGGTGAAACATCTTGATATACCAACAGGAAGAACTAGCAGAGGTAGACTTCAAAATGGCTCAGATCATACACGAACAGGGAATTCTTCAACTTTTCAAGTAAGAATTTGTTATGATTGTCTATCAATTATTTCCAATTAATTTAACCCTTTGTAAATAGCTCATAGATGGTGGAAAGGCCTAGGTCTGGCTAAACAGTTGAAGCTTGCCAAAACCAACCACTTAAATGGTACATGTGGACAGCGGCTTGCCTCACTGATCCAAGCTTTTCAGACCAAAGGGTTGAGCTCACAAAACCCATATATCTAGTTTACGTGATAGAAGACAACTTCGATGTTTATTATGGAACCCTAGATGAACTCTCTTCACAAATGTGGTAAATCAGTATGTGCCTATTATAGAACAGTATAACTTGCTTTTACCATTTCACATGCTCAATTACAACATCTCTTTGCATGTAGATGGGAATTCGCAGCTACTAAGCAATTACTTGATTACTACTTGAAGATATGTTTCATTGCTCTTAGGGTCTGTTTAGGTACCACTtattgctaaaaactaaaaattgaaaactgaaaatactgtagcaaaataatttttaaacatgTGAATAATGCCGtgagacccagttttaaagaaaaatttactaaaatccGTACTTGCAAGTCCCATAAACAATGCACGGGATCCACACAAAAGACACAAATGCGTTGCTATCCAAACCCAGCCTTAGTGGCATTACTAACAAAATCAGCTACAAGGTCCATAAAAAGAACGGATGGAACCCTATAGACTCCCTAAAGAAGGTGATATTTTGACAAATGATCAACAccaatatattttatatgtcAACATTcaattttgaaagcgattactCATGCTTTACCTCTGAGATTCTTAATTGTTACAGTGGGCAAGATTGTGTAATGCCTTCCTCTTAGAAGCACAATGGTTTGCTTCTGGGAACTTGTCAAAGGCAGAGGAGTACCTGAAGAATGCTCTTGTTAGTACAGGGTTGCATGTGGTGCCAGTTCACATGTTCTTTCTCTTGGGTCAGGGTATTGTTAAGGAGACTGTCAATCTTTTGGACAATAGTCCAAGCATACAGAAACAACTGTTGGGCTATGGGATGACATTGGAAGTGCCCAGGTAACATTAAATTCGCATGTAGCCACCCATGATTTATCACCATTATTAAGGAAGTGATTCCACCTATAGATATCAAGTGGCTTAAAGGACAGTGGTTATTGATTGTTCTTTCCTAGGACCATATAACAAGTCAACAActcatataatttttgttaGGCAGTCAAGAGTGAGGTAAGagtttccttaaaaaataaaaaattaacaaacgaaaatttcataattgataTGTTCTGCAACATCTAAGGTTAATTAATCATTAACAAAGCTAGTATTAACTGCAGGATCAAAATAGACTTGATGGATCCTACATTGAGTGCTACAGGAAAGAACATCAAGGCTTCAGTTGAAGATGCACAAAGGAATGTTATCAAAATGATTTCAAACACATGGAAGCAACTCAACAAGGATTGCTTTACCCCTTATCTGTTTCCAGCATCTTTTATAAAAGCTTCTCTTAACACTGCAAGGATGGTTCCTATGATATACAGTTATGATAACAACCCctttccaaattccaaatcgTGATAAGTACATGAAGTCACTACTCACTGCTGCaagaaattctttaaaaaaaataaaaaaataaaaaactgaagTTTCAGTTTCTATGAAGTTTAGCAATTTTATTCTTTCAGAACCAATGGAAGATCTGAGGAGGCATGTAAAGTAGTTGGCAGTTTTCAGCCACTTGGACATGCAATACCCTAAATTTTAAGtgctttaaaatttttattttccggAATAAGAAATTAAATGATTACACTTCCTAAATCCTAACTCTAGTACTAATTTGAAAAGTAAACATTCCAATACTGTGTACTAGGTGAGAAGAAgaataatatagaaaaaaaaaaattaaaatgcctTATTTATTGACAAATAATTGTTATTTCCTTGtagttaaaaaaatcaaaaatcaaaatcaattttccaGCAATATAGATATTTAAATTCATTGAAGATTGAATAGCGTACAAATGCCAAAATAACAAGGCTAAGATAACATTTTCACATCATGGTAAACCTGGTATCAGTATTACAATCCTAGTCCAGCAATGTCATCACCATCAGCCAAGGTTATACATATGCAAAATCTCATAAAGAGTAAAAACAGAATTGAAAAGGCAAAATCAAAAGAGCAACTACTTGTCCAGAGACAGTTCTAGTTTGAAATGGAAATACTTATTTGACTTCCCCAGTTCCACAAGCTCCTTAGCTTTTTCAATCTCTGTCTCCTTGACCAATCCATCTACCACACGCCTCAGTAACGCTATATCAATGCGCAACCTTTGTTTGATAACCTCCACGCATAGCTCATGAGCCATATCGAAATCACCCTCTTCACAAAGACATGGAATGAGGGTCATATAAGTAACCCAGTCAGGACTACAGTCATTTTTTCGTATTTCATTATACCACCACTTCGCTTCATCCAACTTCCCATCTTTGCAAAACCCTTTAATCAAAGCATTATAACTGATCACATCAGCTTCAATTCCCTTGCTCCCCATTTCATCGATCAACTTCACTGCTTCTAATATCCTGTTCTCATTAACCATTCCTCGCAACCTTGAATTGTAACTTCTAATATTATGAACAACATTCTTTCTCTCCATCATAGCCCATATCTTCTCTCCTTCCAAAAATCTGCCATTACTATAAAACCCTTCGAGCAGAGTATTGAATGTAAATGAATCAGGCTCCATCCCATTCTTCTCCAACTCATCAAACATTGAAAGCGCAGTATCCAAAGAACCCATCTCACAAAATGCCTTAATAACAACATTATACGAGACCAAATCTGCTTCTATTGACAATTTGGGCGGTAATCCTCTAAAGATCTCATCAACTTTATCGAATTTCTTCGCGCTAACACAAGCAGCCAAAAGGGCATTGAAGGACCTAACCGTACGAGGACAATTCAGGTcaggcatttcatcaaacaccttGTGGGCATGATCAAACATGCCGGCTTTCCCATACAGGGAAATGAGACGGATGGCAAAGCCTTCAATGGCGATTTCTGGGTACTTCTTCTGGGCCTCTAGGATCTCTTCGATCATGGAGAACTTCTTGGCAGTGGCAAGGCGTCGAACCGTGGACTCATAGATGCTGTGCCTGGCTCGAAAGCGGTCAGACTCGGAGGATTTCTTGAAGCTGTCGACAGCTTTTTGGAGTCTACGCTCTTTGGTTTTTGCGTTTTTGGCTGAGGCTTTGACAGTGTTGGTTTGTGTTGCTGTAGATGCAGCAGATAGAGAAGTGGCGAAGATGCCATGGAGGCGACGGTAGAGCTGGGAGGAAGACATATATACTTGTTGTCAGTCTAACCGAACAAAGGGTTTTGACTTTGTTAGTAGTTTCTACTCTTTAGGGGTTTAAGGGTTTTACTTATGCCACTCTTAGCTTTGTGTCTTAGAGAAGTTCATTTCATTGGTATGAATTTATGCAATGTGATGTTTTTTAACGGATACGAATATGATGAGATGACAAAAGAGTTCCGACTTTTCCACACcgttcatatatttttttgttaagatgTGTGTGAAAgtaggtgattttttttatttttttttattttttaagttcgtaataatattatttttttttattggactttttttattaaattagcCAAACCTAAATCCCATAATATGAATatgattttaaataattcaatatttcaaaatttacgttttaattataaaataatttctggtcatttcaagacaaaaaggaaaagaaatcctaatagatatatttaattgatattggGTATATGTCTTCCTCTCATAATCTATTTGtttattatacattttttaacataatttgatattttaggAAGGGAATATTTGAACATTGaatatttttcttgagaatATTGAGGTGTATCCATTAGAAATGCGAAGAAGTgttaattgagttataaaactTTTGACGTTTATTATACACTTAAacgtaaaattttaaataactttaAATTAGCTTATTCTCAACTATTTATAAGTTGTTTAAGAAATAAGCTACGAAAAAGTATAATtgtatttggtaaaaaaatatatattcaaaaagtTGTACACAGTACATTAACTaacaatgaataaaataaaattaaggaccaaaatacAGTAGGAGTACCTAAACACTAGGCCATATAGGTAATTTTAGATCCTAAAATGATCACCTTTATAGtccttaaaaaaacataaatggACCGCTTTTAGtctttaaaaactaaaaatagttGATCCTACCCTTTAACAAACTTAAAGTTATCACTTTTGGTTATTATAGAGTAATGATGTGTCAGTTTTTAGTTTGGTCACATCTAAGAGATTAAACAAAGTCGTTTTAAACTTGAAGgattaaaatcatttttagtCTACTTCAGAAACCAATGGTGtgtatacatatacatacatacatacatatgtaTGAACAAAACCAATGGTATATTTAAGCTAAgaaatcctattaaaaaaaattaaaaactaagaaaaacaaCACTTCTAAACCTTTAGTGTACATTTTCATTATTCAATAGAACActtattaattgtttttcttcttttctttttaaatgaaaaaggGCAAATgccaatttgatttttaatgaTTGTCCCATTTAAGttctgaaatttcaaattcagaaatcaaatacttaaaatttgaaaaatgattCTATTAATCTGCAATATAATTTGGACAATGATTTGTCATGTAATGCAAAATTTCTCACAGAAATGTCTTTAGAAGAAGTGTCTTtgatttcttcttgaaatgataTACATAACTTCTTGTAGGTATCACATAAGAGCAAAAAATattcatgtgtgtgtgtatgtgtgactCTAAGGCTTCATTGCATATTCGTAGCTGTTTGAGACTATTCCATAATTTATAGCATCCGTTTTGAATTCaccaacaaattttatttaccaAACTGAATTCACATCTCCTAATATGTCAAATGCAGCTTAACCAGGAATAAAGCACAATTTGTTTAGGATTTGGATGCTGATTTGAATTTGATCATGAACAGGCTAAGATAACACAAATCTGATCACACTTAACAAGGTCACACGGGTTTTGCATAATAACACGTTAAATTAAAGGCGTGATTTCACTAGGCTGGCTTGCCGCCCCTTGTGCAAGGGTCCATGTAAACTATAAAGCCATACATTCATATGATTCACTACCACATAAACCAAATTTGAACCAAACAATAACTTGGGGGGGGAACTTAAACAGTGAATAGAAGCATGAGTTAAAACAATAAGAAAGATATCAAAGAAGATTAACTAGAACAGAAATTCACTATTCATCTAGAAGACATTTCAAGCTAGACTGGAAATAATTATTCAACCTCCCCTGCTACTCATAAAAGACATTGCACTACTCAGATGAAGGCTATTCATACTAGGACAGCAAAGCCATTGCACTACTCAGCTGAAAGGCAATTCAGACTAGGACAGCAAAACCATTGCACTAAGCAGCTGTAGGCAATTCTGACTAGGATAGCAAAACCATTGCACTACTTAGCTTAAGGTAATTTCAGGTGATAACGACGATAACTATTTGTCTTCCCAAGCTCCACAAGCTTCTCTGCCTCCTCCATTCTAGACACCTTAACCAGTCCATCCAACACACACTGCAATACTGCACCATCAACAAGGatctttcttttgaaaatttcattgcaCAGTTCGAAGGCTAGGTCCAAATCACCCTTCTCACAAGCAAAGGGAACAAGTATTTCGAAAGTCTTTCTATCCGGGGCACACTCACTCTTCTCTATTTCATTGTACCACCGCTTAGCTTCATCCAAGTTCTCCTCATTAACATGCCCTATAATCAGAGCTTTGAAACTAAACACATCAAGTTTGACTTCCTTAGCCTTCATTTCTTCAACTAGCTCAACTGCCTCTTTGGTTTTGTTCACAATGGCCAATCCAAGCAACTTGGCATTGTAACTCCTATTATCAGGAacaacattcttcttctccattcGACCCCATATCTTTTCACCTTCCAAAAATTGACCCTCCGAGTATAACGCATTCAAAAGGGTATTGAATGTAATCAAATCTGGCTCCACACCCTTCTTCTCCATCTCATCAAGCATTGAAACCGCAGAATCAAACGAATGCATCTCACAAAAACCCTTTATAACCGTATTATATGAATACAAATCCGGTTCAATCGACAACTCCTTTGGCAACTCCTTAAAAAGCCCATCAACCAAAGGAAATTTCTTGGAGTTCACACATGCCCCCAAAAGGGCATTGAAGGACAACACCGTGCGCATGCAATCCCGTTCAGgaatttcatcaaacaccttCCGGGCGTGGTCGAACATGCCCGATTTACCATACAATGTTATGAGTCGAGCGGAGAAGCCTTCTTTGGAGATATCTTTGTACTTCTTTTGGTCTTCAAGGATCTCTTCGATCAATTTGAAGCACTTAGCCCGACCAAGGCGGCGGACTGTGTCTTCATAAATGCCGGTTCGGGTGCGGAACCGTTCGAGCTCGGAGGACTTCTTGAACTTCTCGACGAGGCGTTTGAAGCTGCGTTCTTTGTAGAGATCTTCGGAAATGGCTTTGATGTTAGTTGCTGTGGAGTTTGGTTGGAGAGAGGTGGAGAAAGAGCGGCGTAGAATGCGTGAGAACgacattgttttgttttttgcttgtTGAGACGCGTTCGGGGCTTTAGGAGGAAAGTGAGAGAGTGAAAGTAATGGAAGATTGTAACCAAGGCCTTTACTATTTGGTTTTTATGAGGGTTTAAGGTTGGGGATTTGTTTGTGAATGCGAGCATAAAACGATAAGTATTGTcactttttcattcattttaaacaaataatgtGAATGCGAGGTAGTTCAATTGGGTTTAAAAAGAGATTTAGTACGCGTTTGGATTGCGTCTATAGAGGAGTGTCTTGCGtctggccttttttttttttttttggagaaatgcGTTCTGTGGTTGTAGTGGCTTTTTTAGTGGGTCTCATGCACTGTTCGCGGgactcacaaactttttttttgaataaaactttcattaaaaatgggtcacacgacactatttacacatttaaaaattattttactacagtgttttgagttttcagttttcaacaaaataagcagtatctaaACGAACTCTTAGAATTCAATTTCGACTTATTCCAAAAATCAATTCGCATTTTGACCAgataataaagaacaattaaCATATAGTGAAGTCATAAATTTGAAATActatcatattttaaaaataaaaaataaaaagacaaacaaataaaaataatgtatatTACAAAAAGCCTTTAAACTCAATTggaactttttaatttttctaaaataaatggttagggtttaaataattaaatctcCCCTCttattataactattgaattttgaaaaaaataaataaatgtatatttgatatacacaataaatttttaacctattgaaaattattctaaggaattatttgtaaaaatattctaACATAAACAAGTGTAtatcaaatattaaataagTTTATTGTGGATTCtaacacaaaaagatttattaATCACATATATCAAATCTAAAACAATATTAAACCTCTAAAATCCTTTTATAATGATATCCTTCATGACTATCATGTTGGCACGAACCCAAGTCCTTTGGTGCTCTAAGAAACTCTTTTACAGATGTGTTGCAATGAACTCCCTAGACGTAATCTTTGTggtttcaaaacaattttacaaagTCACTCTCTTTGACATTACAAGATAAGTTGGTTGAatctatagatttttttttagttttgaaacAGCacaaggttttttcttttataatttttttttttcttctttgctcTTAAACGACAACCATTTTCTCACTTAAAATTGTGCAATGTGTGATTTATATAGGTAAATTAAAAAGCCATCATGAATCCTTCTTCgaataaaattagaattttgtTTCCTGTGGTTTCACTAGAAAGAACCTTATGTGAGAGACGGGTGATATCCTAGCAGTTCAATGTTTCACTTTTACTTGAGCAAAATTctttagggcctgtttggattAAGGGGAGAAAGAGGGAGAGTCAAGAAAAATAGAGTAGAGTTAAttgaaaataagttaatattAGGCCAAATTTACTCTATTTTACTTTACTCTACTTCCTCCCCCTCcccttcaatccaaacagaccattagTGTTCCATTTCTTTAAGATCTTTAATGCAACTCTTGACAAAATTCTACACAAAATCAAATGCAACCAATTCCCaattttgaacacaaattttgttatGGAGTTAACACACTGTTGAAAAACTATCAAGGAAATTTATAATGTGTCCCCTACACAGCTTAAACTAGACAATTAGCTTCTTAACTTCTCTCCAAATTGCAAATAttctaaataattttcttcaGATTTAAACATTTTGCTAAAGCAAACCTGTAGATTATGCCTTTATATATGCCAATGGATTTGATGGTGGTGGAGTTGGGGTGGAGAAAGAAAGACAGAAAATAAGAGTGAACGATATTGTTTTGGGTcagaacaaaaatgaaaaaaatgaaatattgaaGTATTTCTATTATTAGGACAACATTTACCAATTCACTTTTGGATGAGTATAAAATTATTCTAGAAAATGAAgtaatctatttatattttaggaAGAATATGGTGAAGTATTGCTATGATTAGAAAGGACTTCAGTGTAAAAATAGGACTTAGgatgttagaacatatgtgattcacttgttaggaacatatgtcactattttatgtaattggctaatcttttgacaaaacacactttacttgtaattgggtaaatgtaggatgtgtttaatacttcaagaaaccttatttcaagttcaagtgttaaagtcatgcaagtctgtcaaAGATTCAAGTCTGAAAGGTGTCTGTCATTAAACCTCGACaactagccatctatcgagccttGAAAAGCTGTTCTATCCcatggctcgacagcagctcgacagatagagTATCTAAcaaggtttatgaaaaaacagagtttcagttctgttttgactccaatccgtgattgtatgtttgagctttcttttctcacaaatctaaacatataaaatgattattttaagtgCTGTCAAAGGTGACACGAGTcacacaagtgttgagcaaagtttgttcaagcaaattatgaACGGAGACAGaatttaccctagttcatctttcttgtgaagaagctgctttgtttgtgcaccgtaaggtttttgtaaccaaggaacttctcaatcttcatcatctggataaactaaagaactttacagccaacaaccttctttaaTTGGTTATTGATATCGTGTACTGGAATTCgcataattggttagtcacgtactgtgAGCCATGCATTAtaaagagagattgtcactacaaaataagtccaattgaatattggggtaagagttcaactgtaggttggtataaggtactggaattcatttacttgtaaccacttattttaataatagtggattctcgggagtggtgaccttaaaatcacccgatagGGTTTTTGTCGTattggttttcctcattcgtaaacaaatcactgtattaatttattttccactgcatacttagtttattagtgatttgtttatgctactaTGCGTTTGCATATTAATtcgattaattaataaacttggctaattaatcaattaatttatcataaggggtcaattcgtttttggcctatcaaatgatatcaaagcgggtacactctgattggattaatttcttgagtgtgatccttgactcccattgtcatggatcgtggaaaatctttttttattctttctttatttgatggaactaattatgcatactggaaagttcgtatgaaagtttttttgtaGGCTCTAGGTGAACAGGTATGGCAAGTTGTTGAAGTTGGctggattaagccaaaggaagttCTAGTGAATTGGGATGAAGCAATAATCATAGcggcaaatttcaacagtagggtcttgaatgctttgttttatagggtgaccaatgaggaattcaagaaaatatcatccatgGAAGTTaccaaggaagcatggaccattcttgagaccacctatgaaggtatCAAGGCAGTAAAGATTgtgaagtttcaaaaatttactagtagttttgaagaaataaggatggaagAGGATGAGActtttgatgagttctatgctaaacccaaggatattgtgaattctgcCTTCAACCTTGAAAAATCTATAGtagaatccaaaattgttataaaaatccTCAAGTCCTTACCTAAAAGACTCCTTACCAAGATCACTACCATTGAAGAAGTgaaggacattgatcaaattcctttgactAAGCTTGTTGGAAACCTTCAAACCTATAAGATGGGATTAGGTTTAATGGGAAAATGTGGAAATAGTAGAAACCTGGCTCTTAAGGctatagaggaagagattgaggactctaaagatgaagatgaaagtgaagatgaagatgaagataaagatgaagatgatgatgaggatgaggatctaatcttcataactgatgagattatcaaacttcttcaatttaa encodes:
- the LOC115991191 gene encoding (3S,6E)-nerolidol synthase 1-like yields the protein MGIGLQGLQEPWVALSAELWALKDGLLLAQQWGISSHSVELDAEIIIGMIINSYNNQEELAEVDFKMAQIIHEQGILQLFKWEFAATKQLLDYYLKICFIALRWARLCNAFLLEAQWFASGNLSKAEEYLKNALVSTGLHVVPVHMFFLLGQGIVKETVNLLDNSPSIQKQLLGYGMTLEVPRIKIDLMDPTLSATGKNIKASVEDAQRNVIKMISNTWKQLNKDCFTPYLFPASFIKASLNTARMVPMIYSYDNNPFPNSKS
- the LOC115991758 gene encoding pentatricopeptide repeat-containing protein At3g13160, mitochondrial-like, translating into MSSSQLYRRLHGIFATSLSAASTATQTNTVKASAKNAKTKERRLQKAVDSFKKSSESDRFRARHSIYESTVRRLATAKKFSMIEEILEAQKKYPEIAIEGFAIRLISLYGKAGMFDHAHKVFDEMPDLNCPRTVRSFNALLAACVSAKKFDKVDEIFRGLPPKLSIEADLVSYNVVIKAFCEMGSLDTALSMFDELEKNGMEPDSFTFNTLLEGFYSNGRFLEGEKIWAMMERKNVVHNIRSYNSRLRGMVNENRILEAVKLIDEMGSKGIEADVISYNALIKGFCKDGKLDEAKWWYNEIRKNDCSPDWVTYMTLIPCLCEEGDFDMAHELCVEVIKQRLRIDIALLRRVVDGLVKETEIEKAKELVELGKSNKYFHFKLELSLDK
- the LOC115988324 gene encoding pentatricopeptide repeat-containing protein At3g13160, mitochondrial-like, encoding MSFSRILRRSFSTSLQPNSTATNIKAISEDLYKERSFKRLVEKFKKSSELERFRTRTGIYEDTVRRLGRAKCFKLIEEILEDQKKYKDISKEGFSARLITLYGKSGMFDHARKVFDEIPERDCMRTVLSFNALLGACVNSKKFPLVDGLFKELPKELSIEPDLYSYNTVIKGFCEMHSFDSAVSMLDEMEKKGVEPDLITFNTLLNALYSEGQFLEGEKIWGRMEKKNVVPDNRSYNAKLLGLAIVNKTKEAVELVEEMKAKEVKLDVFSFKALIIGHVNEENLDEAKRWYNEIEKSECAPDRKTFEILVPFACEKGDLDLAFELCNEIFKRKILVDGAVLQCVLDGLVKVSRMEEAEKLVELGKTNSYRRYHLKLP